In Vitis riparia cultivar Riparia Gloire de Montpellier isolate 1030 unplaced genomic scaffold, EGFV_Vit.rip_1.0 scaffold470_pilon_pilon, whole genome shotgun sequence, the following proteins share a genomic window:
- the LOC117909927 gene encoding LOW QUALITY PROTEIN: zinc finger CCCH domain-containing protein 43-like (The sequence of the model RefSeq protein was modified relative to this genomic sequence to represent the inferred CDS: inserted 2 bases in 2 codons): protein MLTSNSTFGVTVPFLSLLQYYLRTGGCKFGKACRYNHTKAKPSAVPVLELNFLGLPIRMGEKECPYYMRTGSCKYGANCRFNHPDPTAAGGYEPPSGYGNXGSVPLQGASQSNMASWSSPRALNEPAPFVPIMFSPTQGVPXPNPEWNGYQAEVFFRWLKHSESF from the exons ATGCTTACTAGTAATAGTACTTTTGGTGTTACGGTTCCCTTTTTGAGTTTGTTGCAGTATTACCTGAGGACAGGGGGATGTAAGTTTGGAAAAGCTTGTAGATATAATCACACGAAGGCTAAACCTTCTGCAGTTCCAGTTCTAGAGCTCAACTTTCTTGGCCTGCCAATCCGAATG GGAGAGAAAGAGTGTCCCTACTACATGCGGACTGGCTCATGCAAGTATGGAGCAAACTGCAGGTTTAATCATCCTGATCCTACAGCTGCAGGGGGATATGAACCTCCTTCAGGATATGGAA GGGGATCTGTTCCATTACAAGGTGCATCACAATCAAATATGGCATCTTGGTCTTCACCAAGAGCATTGAATGAGCCTGCTCCATTTGTGCCTATTATGTTTTCACCAACTCAAGGTGTTC CCCCAAATCCTGAATGGAATGGATATCAG